A window of Candidatus Thermoplasmatota archaeon genomic DNA:
CCCCAATGAATCTTTTCAATGCTCTTATAGCAACAGGTTCATCTATTTGGTTTCGTCGACATTTTGACATACATTGATGGTCACAAATCCGCCCGCAAACAGAAGGGAACGGGTTAGTATCAAGCGCAAGAGATAGTGCTTCAGTGAAACGTCCTTCACTAATTAATGAAATGTAACCTGGTGCGTTCATACCAGCGGGGCAAGCATTCTGACATGGAGAAATATAGAGATCTCGACAAACGCCAGCAGGGCATTTCCGCTCCATTATATGTGTCTCGTATTCATCACGGAAATATTTAATTGTAGATAAAACAGGATTTGCAGAAGTTTGACCAAGACCGCACATGGATGTGTCTTTCACAACAATTGCTAGTTCTGTTAATAATTCAATATCTCCTTCTTTTCCTTGTCCTTTGGTTATATCTGTAATTATTTCTGCCATACGTTTTGTTCCTTCGCGGCAAGATAAACATTTTCCACATGATTCATCCTGTAAAAACTCAAGGAAATATCTGGCAACATCCACCATGCAGGTATCCTCATCCATCACCACCATCCCACCAGAACCCATGATGGAGCCGACCTCTTTGAGTTTCTCATAGTCAATTGGAGTTTCAAGCAATTCTTTTGGTATACAGCCACCAGATGGACCACCGGTTTGTACGGCTTTAAAGGATTTTCCTTCAGGGATACCACCGCCAATGCCGTAAATCATTTCTTTTAGTGTTATACCCATTGGTACTTCAACAAGACCTGTGTTGTTAATTTTTCCGACGAGAGAGAATATTTTTGTTCCCTTGCTTTTTTCAGTACCTATACTTGCAAACCATTTTGATCCTTTTTTTATTATATATGGGACATTTGCCCATGTTTCTACATTGTTTATATTGGTTGGTTTGCCCCACAACCCTTTCTGTGTTGGAAACGGCGGTCGTTGTCGTGGTTCTCCTTTCCTGCCTTCAACAGATGCTATGAGGGCTGTTTCCTCTCCACAAACAAAAGCTCCAGCACCTCTAACAATAGTCATATCAAAATCAAAACCTGAATCAAGAATATTTTTACCAAGCAGCCCATATTGTCGCGCTTGTTGTATTGCACTTCTCATGGTTTTAACTGCAATTGGGTACTCATCTCTAACATAGATAATTCCCTGATTTGCTCCAATCGCATATGCACCAATTAGCATCCCTTCAAGAATGCTAAACGGATTACCTTCTATAAGGCTACGATCCATATATGCACCAGGATCGCCTTCATCTGCATTACAAATAATGTATTTCTGAGCACCTTTAGATTTTCTGCACGATTCCCATTTAAGTCCAGTAGGAAAACCAGCTCCTCCTCTTCCTCTTAAACCAGATTTTTTAATTTCATCAATAATTTTTTCAGGACTCATACTTTTAAGCGCTTTTGCTGCTGCTTCATAGCCGCCAATTGCAAAATAATCCTCGATTTTATACGGGTCAAGTAATCCATTATCTGCAAAAACTATACGTTTTTGTCGCTTGTAAAATTGCACATCTTTTTCATAAATAATCTTTTTATCGGTTAGTGGATCAACATAGAGCAATCTGTCAATTATTTTACCATTTACAATAGTGTCAGAGAGTATATCTTTTGCATCCTTTGATTTTACTTGCTTATAAAAAATTCCTTTTGGTTGAATTACAACAATCGGCCCTTTTTCACAAAAACCATGGCAACCTGTGACCTTGATATCTACTTTGTCTTGGAGTTTTTGTTTTTTAATCTCCTTTTTAAATGCAGATATAACTTTTTCACAACCGGAAGCATTACAACCGGTACCCCCGCAGATTGTTATCAGCGTTTTTCCTTTTTTAATATTTTTAATAATATTCTCTTTGATTTGTTTTAAATCAGCAACTCTCTGTATTTTTTTCATTTACTACCAACTTTCTTAATAGATATGAAGTTTTTTTTGCTCATTTCTTTTTCTTTGCATATTTCTTCAAAGTAGAGGCAATTTTTTTTGGATTCATCTGTCCATGATACTTTCCATCGATAACAACTAAAGGTCCTAGAGCACAAGCACCAAGACAACGTACTGTTTCGAGAGTAAACTTTTGGTCAGGTGTCGTCTCATCAACACCGATATGCAACTGGTTTTGGATTTCTTGTAAAACCTTAGGTCCTCCTCTTACATGACAAGCAGTTCCACAACAAGCTGTTATTACATGTTTTCCGCATGGTTTTAAACTAAAAGATTTATAAAATGTGGCCAAACTATATACATCAATTAATGGGACATCGAGTTTTTCAGAAACATATTTTAGAGTCTTACAGGGGAGCCATCGGTTTTTAGCCTGTATGTCTTGCAATATTGGTATTAAAGCAGATTTCTTGTATTCGTGTTTCTCTAGTATTCTATCGATCTCTACTGTTTTCAATAAAGTACTTCCCCCAAATGTTGGGTTTTGAATCATTAATATATTT
This region includes:
- a CDS encoding NAD(P)H-dependent oxidoreductase subunit E; the encoded protein is MKTVEIDRILEKHEYKKSALIPILQDIQAKNRWLPCKTLKYVSEKLDVPLIDVYSLATFYKSFSLKPCGKHVITACCGTACHVRGGPKVLQEIQNQLHIGVDETTPDQKFTLETVRCLGACALGPLVVIDGKYHGQMNPKKIASTLKKYAKKKK
- the nuoF gene encoding NADH-quinone oxidoreductase subunit NuoF, which gives rise to MKKIQRVADLKQIKENIIKNIKKGKTLITICGGTGCNASGCEKVISAFKKEIKKQKLQDKVDIKVTGCHGFCEKGPIVVIQPKGIFYKQVKSKDAKDILSDTIVNGKIIDRLLYVDPLTDKKIIYEKDVQFYKRQKRIVFADNGLLDPYKIEDYFAIGGYEAAAKALKSMSPEKIIDEIKKSGLRGRGGAGFPTGLKWESCRKSKGAQKYIICNADEGDPGAYMDRSLIEGNPFSILEGMLIGAYAIGANQGIIYVRDEYPIAVKTMRSAIQQARQYGLLGKNILDSGFDFDMTIVRGAGAFVCGEETALIASVEGRKGEPRQRPPFPTQKGLWGKPTNINNVETWANVPYIIKKGSKWFASIGTEKSKGTKIFSLVGKINNTGLVEVPMGITLKEMIYGIGGGIPEGKSFKAVQTGGPSGGCIPKELLETPIDYEKLKEVGSIMGSGGMVVMDEDTCMVDVARYFLEFLQDESCGKCLSCREGTKRMAEIITDITKGQGKEGDIELLTELAIVVKDTSMCGLGQTSANPVLSTIKYFRDEYETHIMERKCPAGVCRDLYISPCQNACPAGMNAPGYISLISEGRFTEALSLALDTNPFPSVCGRICDHQCMSKCRRNQIDEPVAIRALKRFIGDYEENGIDYPPIIYPKTTMPFKVAIVGAGPAGLSCAYFLARLGYKPTVFEKLPVAGGMMAVAIPEYRLPKKILQREIDNIKKLGVDIRLNTQVGKDITISQLWSQGYQAFFIAVGMYGDRRLGIPGENLENVIQAVDLLENINLDKPVVSPAGKKVVVIGGGNSAIDAARTMLRMGASKVTILYRRTRREMPAYKEEVEAAEHEGVEIRFLTAPEKIFGEKGKVKSIECIKMRLGDFDNEGRQKPIPIPNSNFFIDADIVIPAIGEFSDVSGLFTGLDVETNPDGTVKTDKYGRTSIPGIFSGGDVASGPATVINAVAAGERAAVTIDQYLTKDRTRKYPWREHKKVDTFFDPEAEPVKYGMQKPRVLPLSDRKGGFQEVEIGYTKAIAMKEAKRCLRCDLELELQEKLREEKPLEVRR